In the genome of Blastocatellia bacterium, one region contains:
- a CDS encoding PilX N-terminal domain-containing pilus assembly protein, which produces MNNQPQTERKNERGVALVTCLLLTLLLSLLTAAMLMASTTDVLISGNDIRTNQAFYVAESGVHRAAGWFTSKFGADPNTGLYVLPAQYASNTAGAAGKLSYTNTPFFQSAAGATSAEQTIPTSVKVLNSNVLKNVVLAGDSSNTYPASYSLSANDSSGAPTTFSYT; this is translated from the coding sequence ATGAATAACCAGCCACAGACCGAGCGCAAGAACGAGCGGGGCGTCGCCCTGGTGACCTGTCTTCTGCTGACCCTATTGCTGTCGTTGCTGACGGCGGCCATGTTAATGGCTTCGACGACCGACGTGTTAATCAGCGGCAACGATATACGGACGAATCAGGCATTCTACGTTGCCGAATCCGGCGTCCATCGCGCCGCCGGCTGGTTCACCTCGAAATTCGGTGCTGATCCGAACACCGGCCTCTACGTCCTGCCGGCGCAATACGCGTCGAACACGGCGGGCGCCGCCGGAAAGCTCAGCTACACCAACACGCCCTTCTTTCAGAGCGCCGCCGGCGCGACTTCGGCTGAGCAAACCATTCCGACGTCGGTCAAGGTGTTGAACAGCAACGTTCTGAAAAATGTCGTCCTTGCCGGCGACAGCAGCAACACCTACCCGGCGAGCTACAGCTTGAGTGCCAATGATTCGTCGGGGGCGCCAACGACCTTCAGCTATACCTAG
- a CDS encoding prepilin-type N-terminal cleavage/methylation domain-containing protein yields MREPTEAGFSLVELMVAIGLLLAVLGATLWFFSKGQTVYSDERATLDMAQDLRTAFDRFTDEVRMAGAGLPGYHGVVSGSVDTLIVRGDFNNTTTTITSLGANTGGIFSVGTTSGFAIGQTVSLLNSVSGACALAKITAVGAVANTIAVDSSDLLPITSGADISNFGPGTIISVIERRTYKVITAQNDSRYGAVTRTTAYEDTQSAGSIISAEEVIARNVLTTSGTVGLTFTYLDAIDDPVAFDPASGLIDSTRVAKVQIDLQARTQGQDLESGKYRTLKLIALIQVRGQYIPAVGF; encoded by the coding sequence ATGAGAGAGCCGACGGAAGCGGGATTCTCCTTAGTCGAATTGATGGTGGCCATCGGCCTTCTGCTGGCGGTGCTGGGCGCGACGCTGTGGTTCTTCTCAAAGGGCCAGACGGTCTATAGCGACGAGCGCGCCACCCTCGATATGGCGCAGGACTTGCGCACGGCATTCGACCGCTTCACCGACGAAGTGCGCATGGCGGGCGCCGGCCTGCCGGGCTATCACGGCGTCGTGAGCGGCTCGGTCGACACGTTGATCGTGCGCGGCGACTTCAACAACACGACAACGACGATCACTTCGCTCGGGGCCAACACCGGCGGCATCTTCTCTGTAGGCACGACCAGCGGGTTCGCCATCGGCCAGACGGTCTCCTTGCTCAATTCCGTCTCCGGCGCTTGCGCCCTCGCTAAAATCACCGCGGTCGGCGCGGTTGCCAATACCATCGCCGTTGACTCCAGCGACCTCCTGCCGATCACTTCCGGCGCCGACATCAGCAACTTTGGCCCCGGCACGATCATCAGCGTGATCGAGCGCCGGACTTATAAGGTCATCACCGCTCAGAATGATTCGCGTTATGGAGCCGTCACCCGCACGACCGCTTACGAAGACACACAGTCCGCCGGCTCGATCATCTCGGCTGAAGAAGTGATTGCCCGTAACGTGCTGACCACGAGCGGGACGGTCGGGTTAACCTTTACCTACCTGGATGCGATTGATGACCCCGTCGCCTTTGATCCCGCGAGCGGCTTGATTGATTCGACCAGAGTGGCCAAGGTGCAGATTGATCTGCAAGCGCGCACTCAGGGGCAGGATTTAGAGAGCGGCAAGTATAGAACGTTGAAGCTTATCGCACTGATACAGGTACGCGGCCAGTACATCCCGGCAGTGGGATTCTAA
- a CDS encoding prepilin-type N-terminal cleavage/methylation domain-containing protein, translated as MMTSTRRPTPCRSKEAGVSLIELLISMSVLAVVVGALAQGLTLGVRMNTDSKAGVSSLNLCKRVLEKVKSQVQYSQASFDAATTNNNFNRAFYTDADGIEITDNSAGNFKVTTAVSDWTDSGGTSLSATDANGVSHVMVKVLTVTVHTQQNAASNSNNTSRDVVFSVEMVRPAS; from the coding sequence ATGATGACAAGCACCAGACGACCGACCCCCTGCCGCTCTAAGGAAGCCGGCGTTTCGTTGATTGAGCTGTTAATCAGCATGAGCGTCCTCGCCGTGGTGGTCGGGGCGCTGGCTCAGGGTCTGACGCTCGGCGTCCGCATGAACACCGACAGCAAGGCGGGCGTCTCCAGCCTCAATCTCTGCAAGCGTGTCCTCGAAAAAGTAAAAAGCCAGGTGCAATACTCGCAGGCGAGTTTCGACGCGGCGACGACGAATAACAACTTCAATAGGGCCTTCTACACAGACGCCGATGGCATAGAGATCACCGACAACTCGGCGGGCAATTTCAAGGTGACGACGGCGGTAAGCGATTGGACAGACAGCGGCGGCACCAGCCTGAGCGCCACCGACGCCAATGGGGTTTCGCACGTCATGGTCAAGGTGCTGACCGTCACCGTGCATACCCAGCAGAACGCCGCCAGCAACTCTAACAACACGTCGCGCGATGTGGTCTTCAGCGTCGAGATGGTTCGTCCGGCGTCCTAG
- a CDS encoding tyrosine-protein phosphatase yields the protein MKQTTRQFMSRRLQTITLALAFTLSITAIASARSDQQDKFSKIRIKNFGQMDERFYRGAQPKAEDIKDLAALGIKTIIDLRDDPTGYEKSVAEGLGLHYVNIPMSDTHYPKEEQIQQFLKLAADPATGAFYVHCAGGRHRTGVAGAVYRMTLYGWDYDRTYSEMKNYDFYTRWGHGAMKDYVEDYWKKVQVGQVQVLNK from the coding sequence ATGAAGCAGACAACTCGCCAATTCATGTCAAGACGTTTGCAAACGATCACGCTTGCGCTGGCATTCACCCTCTCGATCACCGCCATAGCCAGCGCGCGCTCTGACCAGCAAGACAAGTTTTCCAAGATTCGTATCAAGAACTTCGGCCAGATGGACGAGCGCTTTTATCGCGGCGCGCAGCCGAAAGCCGAAGATATCAAAGACCTCGCGGCGCTCGGCATCAAAACGATCATTGACCTGCGCGACGATCCGACCGGCTACGAAAAAAGCGTCGCCGAAGGGCTCGGGCTGCATTATGTCAACATCCCGATGAGCGACACGCACTATCCCAAAGAAGAGCAGATTCAGCAGTTCTTGAAGCTGGCCGCCGACCCGGCGACGGGCGCGTTCTATGTCCACTGCGCCGGCGGACGTCACCGCACGGGCGTGGCGGGCGCGGTCTACCGCATGACGCTTTATGGCTGGGATTACGACCGCACCTACAGCGAGATGAAAAACTATGACTTCTACACTCGCTGGGGCCACGGCGCGATGAAAGATTATGTCGAGGATTACTGGAAGAAGGTTCAGGTGGGTCAGGTTCAAGTTTTGAACAAGTAG
- a CDS encoding protein kinase, giving the protein MICPYCQATLADNARFCTGCGSSLVRPETSDKAVSEAATQVIPVAPMAAGAAADPLIGCTLEDKYKITARLGEGGMGAVYRATRLRIGDEVAVKVMHAQFVKDEATLERFRREARAAAMLHHPNVVAIYDYGEGHTPEAPAFIVMEMVEGYSLRELLEQQQRLAPERAVALIREICNGVGAAHRHEVIHRDIKPDNIIVLPPGAHGEHETAKVLDFGIAKLRDMSGNATLTQAGMVMGTPYYMSPEQCRAEPLDVRSDVYSLGAMLYEMLAGTPPFVASTPTGVVAKHLMDLPPPLPHQLNVPAAVEAVIGRALAKDRNLRQADATAFARELQAAMTNNLTRPISPATLVSNAAQATQMVYPPAATAPYQDAYGTAPPPPARPTTPPPLPAAPSRTGMLVAGIVSVVMLIALGVIAYVVFVARKPVPGPAPAVNPGPNAIPPIIATPVPTNANRPEIANPPATDAKGKAESKLLNNELLDKNELAGIADSDLRLLRNMVYARHGRIFEAPDLQRYFSTRTWYRPRSDYSDADLTANDRANVALLKAAEGASAAPANSTIRNEVMEALNGWVEAMGRHDLDGYIEHYADSLDTYYKRSNVSRADVRADKARAFGRFATLDMQLNDVQIKADETGGRVVVTYTKAYDFIEADGRHFNGSARSGLWLEKRGNRWLITSEKDL; this is encoded by the coding sequence ATGATCTGTCCATACTGTCAGGCGACGCTTGCCGACAACGCGCGCTTCTGCACGGGCTGCGGCTCTTCGCTCGTGCGCCCCGAAACCTCGGACAAGGCGGTTTCGGAAGCGGCGACACAGGTGATCCCGGTCGCGCCAATGGCGGCGGGCGCGGCTGCCGACCCGCTGATCGGCTGCACGCTGGAAGACAAGTATAAGATCACGGCGCGGCTCGGCGAAGGCGGCATGGGTGCGGTCTACCGCGCGACGCGGCTGCGCATCGGCGACGAAGTGGCCGTCAAGGTGATGCACGCGCAGTTTGTCAAAGACGAGGCGACGCTCGAACGCTTTCGCCGCGAAGCCCGCGCCGCCGCGATGCTGCACCATCCGAATGTCGTGGCGATTTACGATTACGGCGAAGGCCACACGCCGGAAGCGCCGGCCTTCATCGTCATGGAGATGGTCGAAGGCTACTCGCTGCGCGAACTGCTTGAGCAGCAGCAGCGGCTCGCGCCCGAACGCGCCGTCGCTTTGATCCGCGAAATCTGCAACGGCGTCGGCGCGGCGCATCGCCACGAAGTCATCCACCGCGACATCAAGCCTGACAACATTATCGTCCTGCCGCCCGGCGCGCACGGCGAGCATGAAACCGCCAAAGTGCTCGACTTCGGCATTGCCAAGCTGCGCGACATGAGCGGCAACGCGACGCTGACGCAAGCCGGCATGGTTATGGGCACGCCCTACTATATGTCGCCTGAGCAGTGCCGCGCCGAGCCGCTCGACGTGCGCTCGGACGTCTACAGTCTCGGCGCGATGCTCTACGAGATGCTGGCGGGCACGCCGCCCTTCGTGGCCAGCACGCCAACCGGCGTTGTGGCGAAACACCTGATGGACCTGCCGCCGCCGCTGCCTCATCAACTCAACGTTCCGGCGGCGGTCGAAGCGGTGATCGGGCGAGCGCTCGCCAAAGACCGCAACCTGCGGCAAGCCGACGCCACCGCTTTTGCCCGCGAGCTGCAAGCGGCGATGACCAACAATCTGACTCGCCCAATATCGCCGGCAACCCTGGTGTCGAACGCCGCGCAGGCAACTCAGATGGTCTACCCGCCCGCGGCCACCGCGCCGTATCAGGACGCGTACGGCACGGCGCCGCCGCCGCCGGCGCGGCCCACCACGCCGCCGCCCTTGCCCGCCGCGCCCTCGCGCACAGGCATGCTCGTCGCCGGCATTGTCAGCGTGGTGATGCTGATCGCCCTTGGCGTCATCGCTTACGTCGTCTTCGTGGCGCGCAAGCCTGTGCCCGGGCCAGCCCCGGCGGTGAATCCGGGGCCGAACGCCATCCCGCCGATCATCGCGACGCCTGTGCCGACGAACGCCAACCGCCCTGAGATAGCCAACCCGCCGGCGACCGACGCCAAAGGCAAAGCCGAAAGCAAGCTGCTGAACAACGAGTTGCTCGACAAGAATGAGCTTGCGGGGATTGCCGACAGCGACCTGCGCTTGCTGCGCAATATGGTTTATGCGCGCCACGGTCGCATCTTCGAGGCGCCCGATTTGCAGCGCTATTTTTCGACGCGCACCTGGTATCGCCCGCGCAGCGATTATAGTGACGCGGACTTGACGGCGAACGACCGCGCCAACGTCGCGCTGCTCAAGGCCGCCGAAGGCGCAAGCGCCGCGCCGGCTAACTCGACCATTCGCAACGAAGTGATGGAAGCGTTAAACGGCTGGGTGGAAGCGATGGGCCGTCACGATCTCGACGGCTACATTGAACACTACGCCGACAGCCTCGACACCTATTACAAACGCAGCAACGTCAGCCGCGCCGACGTGCGCGCTGACAAGGCGCGGGCGTTTGGGCGCTTTGCGACGCTCGACATGCAGTTGAACGATGTGCAGATCAAAGCGGACGAAACGGGCGGGCGGGTGGTCGTGACTTACACTAAAGCCTACGATTTCATCGAAGCCGATGGCCGTCACTTCAACGGCTCGGCGCGCTCCGGCTTATGGTTAGAGAAGCGCGGCAACCGCTGGCTGATCACCAGCGAGAAGGACCTGTAG
- a CDS encoding transferrin receptor-like dimerization domain-containing protein → MRRHTLKKITGLVVTLLVIGNGLLPAAFAQANGKAHGLRGYADQSARAEIDWETKMRQVPKPELLREYMNRLAAEPHHVGSAYDKQNAEFIREKFQSWGFDARIEEFDVLFPTPKERLLELVAPTTYTAKLKEPVVAEDPDSSDQGQLPSYNAYSTDGDVTGQLVYANYGLPADYDELQKLGVDVKGKIVITRYGASWRGIKPKVAYEHGAIGCLIYSDPRDDGYFQGDVYPQGPYRPEQGVQRGSVMDMPIHPGDPLTPGIGAVKGAKRLPREEAEVITKIPVLPISYGDALPLLKALTGPVAPEAWRGALPITYHVGAGPARVHLKVAFDWSLKTLYDVIARIEGAQYPDEWVIYGNHHDAWVNGADDPISGMVTVMEAGRALGELLKQGWKPKRTIILCAWDGEEPALLGSTEWVETHADELKQKAVAYLNSDSTGKGWLGAGGTHSLERFFNEVARDIAQPKSNKSAWEAMRDRRLEQARSDEDKKELRERADLRISALGSGSDYTPFLQHLGIAAMNTGFGGDGGGGIYHSVYDSIYWYTHFSDSTFEFGRALAQTNGTIVMRLADADVLPFEFTNLAETLRRYMDEIDKLAKKASPPKEINLTRLGAAVQALSDSARRYEEALVKATARGFDNVKQAKELNQLLYQSERRLTGEPGLPRRPWFKHQIYAPGFYTGYGVKTIPGVREAIEQKQWDEVEPQAKNAAAALQALTAQIDAATRLLEGK, encoded by the coding sequence ATGCGCCGTCACACGCTCAAGAAAATTACCGGCCTAGTCGTTACTCTGCTCGTCATCGGGAACGGCCTGCTGCCCGCCGCTTTCGCGCAAGCCAATGGCAAGGCGCACGGCTTGCGCGGCTACGCGGATCAGAGCGCCCGCGCCGAGATCGATTGGGAAACCAAAATGCGCCAGGTGCCGAAGCCCGAACTGCTGCGCGAGTACATGAACCGGCTCGCCGCCGAACCGCATCACGTCGGCTCGGCTTACGACAAACAGAACGCCGAGTTTATCCGCGAGAAGTTTCAATCGTGGGGCTTCGACGCCCGCATCGAAGAATTCGACGTGCTCTTCCCAACGCCCAAAGAACGTCTGCTCGAACTGGTCGCGCCGACCACTTACACGGCGAAGCTGAAAGAGCCGGTGGTCGCCGAAGACCCGGATTCAAGCGATCAAGGGCAACTGCCTTCTTATAACGCTTACTCGACCGATGGCGACGTGACAGGCCAACTGGTCTATGCCAACTACGGGCTGCCCGCCGATTACGATGAGCTACAGAAGCTCGGCGTCGATGTGAAAGGCAAGATCGTCATCACCCGTTACGGCGCGAGCTGGCGCGGCATCAAGCCCAAGGTCGCTTACGAGCATGGCGCTATCGGCTGCCTGATCTATTCCGACCCGCGTGATGACGGTTACTTTCAGGGCGACGTCTATCCGCAGGGGCCTTACCGTCCCGAACAGGGCGTGCAGCGCGGCTCGGTCATGGACATGCCGATTCATCCCGGCGACCCGCTGACGCCGGGCATCGGCGCGGTCAAAGGCGCGAAGCGTTTGCCGCGCGAAGAGGCCGAAGTCATCACTAAAATCCCTGTGCTGCCGATCTCGTATGGCGACGCGCTGCCGCTCTTGAAAGCGTTGACCGGGCCGGTCGCGCCCGAAGCGTGGCGCGGCGCGCTGCCGATCACTTATCACGTCGGCGCGGGGCCGGCGCGGGTGCATCTGAAAGTCGCCTTCGATTGGTCGCTGAAGACGCTCTATGATGTCATCGCTCGCATCGAAGGCGCGCAATACCCGGACGAGTGGGTGATCTATGGCAATCATCACGACGCCTGGGTGAACGGCGCGGACGACCCCATCAGCGGCATGGTGACGGTGATGGAAGCGGGCCGCGCCCTGGGCGAGTTGTTGAAGCAGGGGTGGAAGCCGAAGCGCACGATTATTCTCTGCGCCTGGGACGGCGAAGAGCCGGCGCTGTTAGGCTCTACCGAGTGGGTCGAAACCCATGCGGACGAGTTGAAACAGAAGGCGGTCGCTTATCTCAACTCGGACAGCACGGGCAAAGGCTGGCTGGGAGCGGGCGGCACGCATTCGCTCGAACGCTTTTTTAACGAAGTGGCGCGCGACATCGCGCAGCCGAAGAGCAACAAGAGCGCCTGGGAAGCCATGCGCGACCGCCGCCTGGAACAGGCCAGGAGCGACGAAGACAAAAAAGAACTGCGCGAGCGCGCCGACCTGCGGATCAGCGCTCTGGGTTCGGGGTCGGATTACACGCCGTTCTTGCAGCACCTGGGCATTGCGGCGATGAATACCGGATTCGGCGGCGATGGCGGCGGCGGCATCTATCATTCGGTTTATGATTCGATCTACTGGTACACACATTTCTCGGACAGCACGTTTGAGTTTGGCCGGGCGCTCGCTCAGACCAACGGCACGATTGTCATGCGGCTGGCCGACGCCGACGTGCTGCCGTTCGAGTTCACCAACCTCGCGGAGACCTTGCGCCGCTACATGGACGAAATCGATAAGCTGGCGAAAAAGGCGAGCCCGCCGAAAGAGATCAACCTGACCAGGCTGGGCGCGGCGGTGCAGGCGCTTAGTGACAGCGCCCGCCGCTACGAAGAGGCGCTCGTGAAGGCGACGGCGAGAGGCTTTGACAACGTCAAGCAGGCGAAGGAGCTCAACCAGTTGCTCTATCAATCGGAGCGCCGGCTGACGGGCGAGCCGGGCTTGCCACGCCGCCCGTGGTTCAAGCACCAGATTTACGCGCCGGGCTTTTACACAGGCTATGGCGTCAAGACCATCCCCGGCGTGCGCGAGGCCATCGAGCAGAAGCAGTGGGACGAAGTCGAGCCGCAGGCGAAAAACGCCGCCGCCGCCCTGCAAGCCCTGACCGCACAGATTGACGCGGCGACGCGATTGCTGGAAGGGAAGTAG
- a CDS encoding nitroreductase family protein: protein MSNKSAPPSPHTDPATIYPEKPAPADYPLDPDIKRRWSPRLFDEGRAVEREKIMSLLEAARWAPSCFNEQPWRYLVFDGSDQEAMARARACLVEGNAWALKAPLLMISIARNNFTHNEQPNRTAQHDVGLGSENLVLEAVAQGLAAHQMAGFNTEQARSEFHVPEDYTVLAMIAIGYPYRGSLDDLDEKTRARELAARQRKPLGEIAFAGTWDAPYGELSS, encoded by the coding sequence ATGAGCAATAAATCAGCCCCCCCATCACCACACACAGACCCTGCGACGATCTATCCTGAGAAACCCGCGCCGGCGGATTACCCGCTCGACCCGGACATCAAGCGGCGCTGGAGCCCGCGCCTCTTTGATGAGGGCCGCGCCGTCGAGCGCGAAAAGATCATGAGCTTGCTCGAAGCGGCGCGCTGGGCGCCGTCATGCTTCAACGAGCAGCCGTGGCGTTATCTGGTCTTTGACGGCAGCGATCAAGAAGCGATGGCCCGTGCCCGCGCCTGTCTGGTTGAAGGCAACGCCTGGGCGCTGAAAGCGCCGCTGTTGATGATTTCGATTGCGCGCAACAACTTCACGCACAACGAGCAGCCGAACCGCACCGCTCAACATGATGTCGGGCTGGGGAGCGAGAACCTTGTGCTTGAGGCCGTCGCGCAGGGACTGGCGGCGCATCAGATGGCCGGCTTCAACACCGAGCAGGCGCGCAGCGAGTTTCACGTCCCCGAAGACTATACGGTGCTGGCGATGATCGCCATCGGCTACCCGTATCGCGGCAGCCTCGATGACCTGGACGAAAAAACCCGCGCCAGAGAACTGGCCGCGCGGCAGCGCAAGCCGCTGGGTGAAATCGCTTTCGCCGGAACCTGGGATGCGCCGTACGGCGAACTCAGTTCTTAA
- a CDS encoding SBBP repeat-containing protein — MFLTAREMVLRVFAPSGNQDKQPGGGLHAKQAQAMTNSAVVRLQTVNANPNPRITGLDQLPGKTNYFIGNDPKRWHTNVPSFAKVKYENIYPGIDLIYYGNEGNLEYDFNVAPGADPSQIALAVEGAEGVRINEAGDLVLHTGVGEVRQHAPHIYQQAGKERHEIAGGYVLREDGRVAFDVASYDAGKPLVIDPELVYATYFGGSAETDIKAIAVDAAGSVYVAGDTFAHDFPTKNPLQSTNHHSQNLSAIITKFSPDGQSLVYSTYLGGSDTFALDGASSIAIDSSGAAYITGGTGSSDFPTKNPLQGARAANSTDLFISKISPDGASLVYSTYLGGTGFDLPGGIVLDSSNRAYVFGGTQSTDFPTVNPTQATSGGNGHEDGFWSVISADGSQLLFSTYVGGNDDDDIRSLQVDPPTQDVFITGQTQSSNFAGNDGSFVPYQGFFKKVTQSASIRRQPQAEERFMYRDPVIGWLLDLKDIIKDRKRSEIAMANWLRDHPPPQKPPTEVAQASQSNDIEIFLGPGCLATAPNTTCSGSASIFIMDANTLAVKSVTNIADGVPLANAAILDSQDAIYITGAVGRDSLFPLVNPIQSSSGGSLDAFVTVFAPVTRQIVFSTYLGGSGNDESNGIALDPQGNIYIAGQTTSPNFPTKNAYQPTPPAPNGVQQGQGNSFIVKISAIGPIQSGPDFSLGFDSPTVTAQAGVKAKIKVNINRTGGFTGNVTIAPGHPGNGLKPKPNASMTTTDTAVIFKYKTGAAAPGQYPITFTGTDDSGKTRTATVTLILQ; from the coding sequence ATGTTCTTAACCGCGCGCGAAATGGTGCTGCGCGTCTTTGCTCCTTCCGGCAATCAAGACAAGCAACCCGGCGGCGGCCTTCATGCAAAGCAAGCTCAGGCCATGACGAACAGCGCGGTAGTTCGGCTACAGACGGTGAATGCCAATCCCAACCCGCGCATCACCGGGCTTGACCAGTTGCCCGGCAAGACGAATTACTTCATCGGCAATGATCCGAAAAGATGGCACACCAATGTTCCGTCGTTTGCGAAAGTGAAATATGAAAATATCTATCCAGGCATAGACCTGATCTACTACGGCAACGAAGGCAATCTTGAATACGACTTCAACGTGGCTCCTGGAGCCGATCCCAGCCAGATCGCCCTGGCGGTTGAAGGGGCAGAAGGGGTTCGTATCAACGAAGCGGGCGATCTCGTATTGCACACAGGCGTTGGCGAAGTCCGCCAACACGCGCCGCACATCTATCAGCAGGCCGGCAAAGAGCGGCACGAGATCGCCGGCGGCTATGTACTGCGCGAGGATGGTCGGGTGGCATTCGATGTGGCGAGTTATGATGCCGGCAAGCCGCTGGTGATTGATCCCGAGCTGGTCTATGCGACCTACTTCGGCGGCAGCGCCGAGACCGACATCAAAGCGATAGCCGTAGACGCCGCCGGGTCGGTCTACGTTGCCGGGGATACCTTCGCGCATGACTTCCCAACAAAGAACCCACTGCAATCGACCAACCATCACAGCCAGAATCTTTCAGCCATCATCACCAAGTTCAGCCCGGACGGACAGTCGCTGGTCTACTCGACCTATCTGGGCGGCAGCGACACCTTCGCGCTTGATGGGGCGTCTAGCATTGCCATAGATTCAAGCGGAGCCGCCTACATCACTGGCGGCACCGGCTCATCAGATTTCCCGACCAAAAACCCGCTTCAAGGAGCGCGGGCGGCAAACAGTACAGACCTCTTCATAAGCAAGATCAGCCCCGACGGCGCGAGCCTCGTCTACTCGACCTATCTCGGGGGCACCGGTTTTGACCTTCCAGGCGGGATCGTTCTCGATTCTTCCAACCGCGCGTATGTCTTCGGCGGCACGCAATCGACCGATTTCCCGACTGTGAACCCTACGCAAGCGACCTCCGGCGGTAACGGGCACGAGGATGGGTTCTGGTCGGTCATCAGTGCCGATGGCTCGCAGTTGCTCTTTTCCACCTACGTGGGTGGCAACGACGATGATGATATTCGATCACTACAAGTCGATCCACCAACCCAAGACGTATTCATAACCGGCCAGACTCAATCCAGCAACTTCGCCGGCAACGACGGCTCTTTCGTTCCTTATCAAGGCTTTTTCAAGAAAGTCACCCAAAGCGCGAGTATTCGCCGACAGCCTCAAGCCGAGGAACGTTTTATGTATAGGGACCCAGTCATTGGCTGGCTCCTGGATCTCAAGGATATTATAAAAGATCGGAAGAGGTCCGAAATTGCGATGGCCAACTGGTTGCGAGACCATCCGCCGCCACAAAAACCGCCGACGGAAGTCGCCCAGGCGTCCCAATCGAACGACATTGAAATATTCCTGGGCCCAGGATGTTTGGCGACTGCTCCTAACACAACCTGCTCTGGAAGCGCATCCATTTTCATCATGGATGCAAATACGCTGGCGGTAAAAAGCGTTACCAACATCGCAGACGGGGTGCCGCTTGCTAATGCGGCAATACTTGATTCTCAAGACGCCATCTACATCACTGGCGCCGTCGGTCGCGATTCCCTCTTCCCGCTTGTAAATCCGATCCAGAGCAGCTCCGGCGGGAGCCTTGATGCATTTGTCACCGTGTTTGCGCCGGTAACCCGACAGATCGTTTTCTCGACTTATCTCGGCGGCAGCGGGAACGATGAATCCAACGGCATCGCCCTCGACCCGCAGGGCAACATCTACATCGCCGGCCAGACTACGTCGCCCAACTTTCCAACCAAGAACGCCTATCAACCAACGCCGCCTGCGCCTAACGGCGTGCAGCAAGGACAGGGCAATAGCTTCATCGTCAAAATCTCCGCGATTGGTCCCATTCAATCGGGGCCGGACTTCTCACTCGGCTTCGATTCGCCAACTGTCACCGCACAGGCCGGCGTCAAGGCGAAGATCAAAGTCAACATCAACCGCACGGGCGGCTTCACCGGCAATGTCACCATTGCGCCCGGCCATCCCGGCAACGGCCTCAAGCCGAAACCGAATGCCTCGATGACGACGACCGACACGGCGGTGATCTTCAAGTATAAGACCGGCGCAGCAGCACCGGGCCAGTACCCGATTACCTTCACCGGCACGGATGATTCAGGCAAGACACGCACGGCCACCGTCACGCTCATCCTACAGTAG
- a CDS encoding helix-turn-helix domain-containing protein — MMTKRKIEIVAFERERIVMRVVPTYCAVCQLNTELLTTRQAGALAQVKSPSIYRWLAQGKAHGVKTSGGQYRICKNSLFYQVHFPLPQGDNRFAYAGDQP, encoded by the coding sequence ATGATGACAAAAAGAAAAATCGAGATCGTCGCCTTCGAGCGCGAGCGCATCGTCATGCGCGTGGTGCCGACCTACTGCGCGGTCTGCCAACTCAACACCGAATTGCTGACCACACGGCAAGCCGGCGCGCTGGCGCAGGTGAAGTCGCCAAGCATCTATCGCTGGCTCGCTCAGGGCAAAGCTCACGGGGTGAAGACCTCAGGCGGCCAGTACCGCATCTGCAAGAATTCACTCTTTTATCAAGTTCATTTCCCATTGCCGCAAGGCGACAACCGTTTTGCTTACGCAGGAGACCAGCCATGA